Proteins found in one Pseudomonas marvdashtae genomic segment:
- a CDS encoding response regulator transcription factor, producing the protein MKKVLIVDDHPVIRGALRLVCQNEGFAVTDVSGATEARTRIKDDVPELVILDLVMNGFDGLDLLVWITGQYPGCAVLVFTSQDAQHFCNRCISAGARGFVTKKSDLKELIKAIHAMKSGYSYFPQMPVRLDFQQQSEQQALERLSTRELSILRMLEMGMRGKDIAEALFLSPKTVSTYKTRLLEKLGLNSLVGLSEFAKRNQL; encoded by the coding sequence TTGAAAAAAGTACTGATTGTCGATGACCACCCTGTCATCCGAGGGGCGCTGCGGCTTGTCTGCCAGAACGAAGGATTCGCTGTCACGGATGTCAGCGGCGCGACCGAGGCCAGGACCCGCATCAAGGACGATGTTCCGGAGCTGGTGATCCTGGACCTGGTGATGAACGGTTTCGATGGCCTGGACCTGTTGGTCTGGATCACTGGCCAGTATCCGGGGTGCGCCGTGCTGGTGTTCACCTCCCAGGATGCCCAGCATTTCTGCAATCGCTGTATCTCGGCCGGGGCCAGGGGGTTCGTGACCAAGAAAAGCGATTTGAAAGAGCTGATCAAGGCCATTCACGCCATGAAGTCCGGCTATTCCTATTTCCCCCAGATGCCCGTCAGGCTGGATTTCCAACAACAATCCGAGCAGCAGGCGCTGGAGAGGCTGTCCACGCGCGAGCTTTCCATTTTACGGATGCTGGAGATGGGCATGCGAGGCAAGGACATCGCCGAGGCGTTGTTCCTGAGCCCCAAGACAGTCAGCACCTACAAGACCCGCCTGTTGGAAAAGCTTGGGTTGAATTCCCTGGTGGGCCTGTCAGAGTTTGCCAAGCGCAATCAGCTTTGA
- a CDS encoding pirin family protein: MKQIIGLYTSPRPHWVGDGFPVRTLFSYDNLGKHISPFLLLDHAAPTEFAPTHERRGVGQHPHRGFETVTIVYQGELEHRDSTGSGGKIGPGDVQWMTAASGIIHEEFHSEAFARQGGFMEMVQLWVNLPAKDKMAPAGYQTLLKGDIPNIALKDAAGSLRLIAGTFEGHQGPAKTFTPIDVWDIRLNAGKDLTLDLHEGHSTALVVLRGSVQANGRERVEAGQLALFERAGDQLNLHADTDAVLLLLSGEPIDEPIVGHGPFVMNSEQEIHQAFEDFHSGRFGGMDG, translated from the coding sequence TTGAAACAGATTATTGGCCTCTACACCAGTCCAAGGCCGCACTGGGTCGGCGACGGCTTCCCGGTTCGCACGCTATTTTCCTACGATAACCTGGGCAAGCACATCAGCCCATTTCTGCTGCTGGACCATGCGGCCCCCACCGAATTTGCGCCCACCCATGAACGTCGTGGCGTCGGCCAGCACCCGCATCGCGGTTTCGAGACCGTGACCATCGTCTACCAGGGCGAGCTGGAACACCGGGACTCCACCGGCAGCGGCGGCAAGATCGGCCCCGGAGATGTGCAGTGGATGACCGCCGCTTCTGGGATCATCCATGAAGAGTTTCATTCCGAAGCTTTTGCCCGGCAGGGTGGTTTCATGGAAATGGTCCAATTGTGGGTCAACCTGCCAGCCAAGGACAAAATGGCGCCGGCCGGCTACCAGACCCTGCTCAAGGGAGACATCCCGAACATCGCCCTGAAGGACGCCGCCGGCAGCCTGCGCCTGATTGCGGGTACGTTCGAGGGCCATCAAGGCCCGGCGAAGACCTTCACCCCCATCGACGTCTGGGATATCCGCCTGAATGCCGGCAAGGACCTGACGCTCGACCTGCATGAAGGCCACAGCACCGCGTTGGTCGTGCTGCGTGGCTCGGTCCAGGCCAATGGTCGCGAGCGGGTGGAGGCGGGGCAATTGGCCCTGTTCGAGCGCGCCGGTGATCAATTGAACCTGCACGCCGACACCGACGCGGTATTGCTGCTGCTCAGCGGCGAACCGATCGATGAACCCATCGTCGGCCATGGTCCGTTCGTGATGAACAGCGAGCAGGAAATCCACCAGGCCTTCGAGGATTTCCATTCCGGGCGCTTCGGGGGTATGGACGGCTGA
- a CDS encoding mechanosensitive ion channel family protein — MLSLITDHPLLSALALLVLDLLLWRLVSVDRTYWKIGGRLVIFSLFSMLLFNEGLNPMEPAQWVDDVPRHLAATGLQIAWWLFAARTLTVMIGAVMMQRVGHTGRLLQDLLGAVIFLVAVIAALAYVLDLPVKGVLATSGAMAIIVGLALQSTLSDVFSGIVLNTTKPYQVDDWISIDGTEGRVTDIDWRATRLQTSQGSMAVIPNSLAAKAKIVNFSRPSDMHGLSVSLQVSPHARPQKVIDALERAMIGCRALLASPAPCVTLKSTGSAGAEYEISGFVASMGQKREVRNQLFDLAFRHLQASGVSLLSTGESTAAMGASRPRALLESSSIFSTLRPDEKDTFSQNMTLQTFRAGDMILPAGEVSDHLFIIETGVISVTLIRNGQPFEAARMGPGEVIGEAGIVSDQATLASFSAKTFCTLYRIENSYLRPCLDARRDISDAMKNLLDVRMHLAQNLTRDVPKPIAKKRFLQWLRSRV; from the coding sequence ATGCTGTCCCTGATCACCGATCACCCGCTGCTCAGTGCCCTGGCGTTGCTTGTGCTCGACTTGCTGTTGTGGCGGCTGGTCAGTGTTGATCGGACCTATTGGAAAATCGGCGGGCGGCTGGTGATTTTTTCGTTGTTCAGCATGCTGCTGTTCAACGAAGGGCTCAATCCCATGGAGCCGGCGCAGTGGGTCGACGATGTGCCACGGCACTTGGCCGCGACCGGTTTGCAGATTGCCTGGTGGCTGTTCGCCGCGCGGACCCTGACGGTCATGATCGGCGCGGTCATGATGCAACGGGTCGGCCATACCGGGCGATTGCTGCAGGATCTGCTCGGCGCGGTGATCTTCCTGGTTGCTGTCATCGCGGCGTTGGCCTACGTGCTGGATCTTCCGGTCAAGGGCGTGCTGGCGACGTCCGGTGCGATGGCGATCATCGTCGGCCTGGCCTTGCAGAGCACGCTCAGCGATGTGTTCTCCGGGATCGTGCTCAACACCACCAAGCCCTATCAAGTCGATGACTGGATTTCCATCGATGGCACCGAAGGCCGGGTCACCGACATCGACTGGCGGGCGACACGGTTGCAGACTTCCCAGGGCAGTATGGCGGTGATTCCCAACTCACTCGCGGCGAAGGCCAAGATCGTCAACTTCAGCCGGCCCAGCGATATGCATGGCTTGTCCGTGAGCTTGCAGGTCAGTCCTCACGCGCGTCCGCAAAAGGTAATCGACGCGCTGGAGCGGGCAATGATCGGCTGCCGCGCGCTGCTCGCCAGCCCGGCGCCTTGCGTGACGCTGAAAAGCACGGGAAGCGCTGGCGCGGAATACGAGATCAGCGGGTTCGTGGCTTCAATGGGGCAGAAGCGCGAAGTACGCAATCAATTGTTCGACTTGGCGTTCCGGCATTTGCAGGCGTCAGGCGTCAGCCTGTTGTCCACCGGCGAAAGCACCGCGGCGATGGGGGCATCGCGTCCCCGGGCGCTGTTGGAGAGCTCCAGCATTTTCTCTACGCTGCGCCCGGATGAAAAGGATACCTTCAGCCAGAACATGACGTTGCAGACCTTTCGCGCCGGTGACATGATCCTGCCCGCCGGTGAGGTCAGCGATCATTTGTTCATCATCGAAACCGGCGTGATCAGCGTCACCCTGATTCGCAACGGCCAACCATTCGAAGCCGCGCGCATGGGGCCGGGCGAGGTGATTGGCGAAGCTGGAATCGTCTCCGACCAGGCCACCCTGGCAAGTTTCTCGGCCAAGACTTTCTGTACCCTTTATCGCATCGAGAACAGTTACCTCAGGCCCTGCCTGGATGCCCGCCGCGACATCAGCGACGCGATGAAAAACCTGCTGGACGTGCGCATGCACTTGGCCCAGAACCTGACGCGCGACGTGCCCAAGCCGATCGCCAAGAAGCGTTTTTTGCAGTGGCTGCGCAGTCGGGTCTGA
- a CDS encoding carboxymuconolactone decarboxylase family protein, which yields MQPRIDFHAASPDAYKAMLALETAVSKLGLEKSLLELVKLRSSQINGCAFCIDMHTADARKSGETERRLYAVTAWREAPFFTGRERAALAWTEALTRLSETHAPDADYALLSEHFTPKEMVDLSVAINAINGWNRLAVGFRKMPEA from the coding sequence ATGCAACCACGTATCGATTTCCACGCCGCTTCCCCAGATGCCTACAAAGCCATGCTGGCCCTGGAAACCGCGGTCTCGAAACTGGGCCTGGAAAAGTCCCTGCTCGAACTGGTCAAGCTGCGCTCTTCGCAAATCAACGGCTGTGCGTTCTGCATCGACATGCACACTGCCGACGCGCGCAAGAGCGGCGAGACCGAACGTCGACTGTATGCGGTGACTGCCTGGCGCGAGGCGCCATTCTTTACCGGCCGCGAACGCGCCGCCCTGGCCTGGACCGAAGCACTCACACGCCTGAGCGAGACCCATGCTCCCGACGCAGACTACGCATTGCTGAGCGAGCACTTCACGCCCAAGGAAATGGTCGACCTGAGCGTGGCAATCAACGCCATCAACGGCTGGAACAGGTTGGCGGTGGGCTTCCGGAAAATGCCCGAGGCTTGA
- a CDS encoding HPF/RaiA family ribosome-associated protein: MQVQVNSNHIEGSARLQEWVGSTVVDALQRFEDQLARVEIHVSDENAQKGGAADKRCQIEARLQGVAAISVSHKAESLELAVEGAAEKMLHALDHQIGKLNPAVESMGRVTAPVDEAPPEMVDAMLEEDFLENQEARGKE; encoded by the coding sequence ATGCAAGTTCAAGTCAACAGCAACCATATCGAAGGCAGTGCCCGATTGCAGGAATGGGTCGGCAGCACGGTGGTGGACGCGCTGCAGCGTTTCGAAGATCAACTGGCCCGCGTCGAAATCCACGTCAGCGACGAGAACGCCCAGAAGGGCGGCGCCGCTGACAAACGCTGCCAGATCGAGGCGCGCCTGCAAGGCGTTGCGGCCATTTCCGTTAGTCACAAGGCTGAAAGCCTGGAGCTGGCGGTGGAGGGCGCCGCCGAGAAAATGCTGCATGCGCTCGATCATCAGATCGGCAAACTCAACCCCGCCGTCGAATCCATGGGACGCGTGACTGCCCCTGTGGATGAAGCTCCGCCGGAAATGGTAGACGCCATGTTGGAGGAGGATTTCCTCGAAAACCAAGAGGCTCGTGGCAAAGAATAA
- a CDS encoding baeRF3 domain-containing protein: MTAHQPFSQQVLAELLAFDEQPSLSLYMPTHRTFPERSQDPIRYKNLVRELQTQLENQHPGLDCTPLLEPFHALVDDQDFWNSNRDGIAVFGARDYFKVIAVNQRLPQCAFANSHPYLKPLLRLVQSTERYQVLCLTRNEVWLYEGSCEQLEKVELAEQVPRNQNEALGDDLTSGDQQGFPNGFSRSSERGDPMMHESAGGGKQDEINLDRERFFRAVDKAILQYHSQPSGLPMIVVALPENQAVFRAVSHNPNVLAQGIEGDPSRLGLEELRVQCSKLMAHSHADRVVDSLNRYGVAVGQGRALDNLANIAKAAWESRVALLLVEAERQVPGQLDPDKGRLIIDETGDEQAPDVLDELILAVTRQGGEVIVVPPEHVMPTDSGAAAVCRF; this comes from the coding sequence ATGACCGCTCATCAACCCTTCAGCCAACAAGTGCTGGCCGAGCTCCTGGCGTTCGACGAACAGCCGAGCCTTTCGTTGTATATGCCCACACACCGCACATTCCCGGAGCGCAGCCAGGACCCGATTCGCTACAAGAACCTGGTGCGCGAACTGCAAACCCAACTGGAAAACCAGCACCCTGGCCTCGATTGCACGCCGTTGCTCGAGCCTTTTCATGCGCTGGTGGACGACCAGGATTTCTGGAACTCCAATCGCGACGGCATCGCGGTGTTTGGTGCACGTGACTATTTCAAAGTCATCGCCGTGAACCAGCGTTTGCCGCAATGCGCCTTCGCCAATAGCCATCCTTACCTCAAGCCGCTGCTGCGGCTGGTCCAGTCAACCGAACGATATCAAGTGCTGTGCCTGACCCGTAATGAAGTCTGGTTGTACGAGGGCTCTTGCGAGCAGCTGGAAAAAGTCGAGTTGGCCGAACAGGTTCCGCGTAACCAGAACGAGGCCTTGGGCGACGACCTGACCTCGGGCGACCAGCAAGGCTTTCCCAACGGTTTCAGCCGCAGCAGCGAGCGCGGCGATCCGATGATGCATGAGTCCGCCGGCGGCGGTAAGCAAGATGAAATCAACCTGGACCGCGAGCGCTTTTTCCGTGCTGTGGACAAAGCCATCCTGCAATACCATTCGCAACCTTCAGGGCTGCCGATGATTGTCGTGGCCCTGCCGGAAAACCAGGCGGTGTTCCGTGCCGTCAGCCATAACCCGAACGTGCTGGCGCAGGGCATCGAAGGGGATCCTTCGCGGTTGGGCCTGGAAGAGTTGCGGGTCCAGTGCTCGAAACTCATGGCCCACAGCCACGCCGACCGAGTGGTCGACAGCCTGAATCGTTACGGCGTCGCGGTGGGGCAGGGACGGGCGTTGGACAACCTGGCCAACATTGCCAAGGCCGCTTGGGAGAGTCGTGTCGCGTTGCTGCTGGTAGAGGCCGAACGGCAGGTTCCCGGTCAGCTCGACCCGGACAAGGGCAGGCTCATCATCGACGAAACCGGCGACGAACAAGCCCCGGATGTGCTGGATGAACTGATCCTGGCCGTGACCCGGCAAGGCGGTGAAGTGATCGTCGTACCACCCGAGCATGTCATGCCGACCGATAGCGGAGCGGCGGCGGTGTGTCGGTTCTGA
- a CDS encoding sigma-70 family RNA polymerase sigma factor, producing MIPKLPRRPGFFEHYEELIGTWTRRLRNRQQAEDLAHDTFVRVLESDSAQVEQPRAYLHQTARNIAVDGYRREERRGALEEVAFDTCHSLAGDPEHYMHAIQLADSIERALAELPANCRTVFIWQKIEGLTQAEIAERLGLSKNMVEKYMIRTLRHLRDRLDGTDQ from the coding sequence ATGATCCCCAAGCTGCCTCGCAGACCCGGCTTTTTCGAACACTACGAAGAGTTGATCGGCACCTGGACCCGTCGCCTGCGCAATCGCCAACAGGCCGAGGACCTGGCCCACGACACCTTTGTGCGGGTGCTCGAGTCCGATTCGGCGCAAGTTGAACAGCCACGCGCTTATCTGCACCAGACAGCGCGCAACATTGCAGTGGATGGTTATCGGCGTGAAGAGCGACGGGGCGCCCTGGAGGAAGTGGCGTTCGACACCTGTCATTCGCTTGCCGGCGACCCGGAGCATTACATGCACGCGATCCAACTGGCCGACTCCATCGAGCGGGCACTCGCCGAGCTGCCGGCCAACTGCCGCACGGTGTTTATCTGGCAGAAGATCGAAGGCCTGACCCAGGCGGAAATCGCCGAACGCCTGGGCCTGTCAAAAAACATGGTGGAAAAGTATATGATCCGCACCCTGCGCCATCTGCGTGATCGCCTGGACGGGACCGATCAATGA
- a CDS encoding FecR family protein, with protein sequence MMDSRECACGQSRVRDEAAQWFVRLQSPVMGVDERERFEAWLGEHPNHRDEIQLLQGIWSATDLLPRERLQALCEPPAERPRRRPLLRYAVAAGLLVVAVGLGLFSGLGASGDYSGEFATALGERRHVALPDGSLIDLNSRSHVRILFEHRVRRVELVEGEALFSVEHDTARPFTVDAGSGQVTVTGTRFDVRRDADSTRVAVEEGSVKVRGRDAPASGGVSLTAGLGTRIDAQGKVAAPYAVNADELTAWRNGKLVFNNAPLSEVAEEVSRYRAKPIRVANAAVGNLRLTSVFRSDNPEALLKALPNVLPVAVRTLDDGSQEITAK encoded by the coding sequence ATGATGGATAGCCGTGAATGCGCCTGCGGGCAGAGCAGGGTTCGCGACGAGGCGGCACAATGGTTCGTGCGCCTGCAAAGTCCCGTCATGGGTGTCGACGAGCGTGAGCGTTTCGAGGCCTGGCTGGGCGAACACCCCAACCACCGTGACGAAATTCAACTGCTGCAGGGAATCTGGAGCGCAACGGACTTGCTGCCCAGGGAGCGGTTGCAAGCGTTGTGCGAGCCACCCGCCGAACGCCCGAGGCGCCGACCGCTGCTGCGCTATGCCGTGGCCGCCGGGTTGCTCGTGGTCGCGGTCGGGCTGGGGCTGTTCAGCGGCTTGGGTGCTTCAGGTGACTACAGCGGTGAATTTGCCACGGCCCTGGGTGAGCGCCGGCATGTCGCGTTGCCGGACGGCTCGCTGATCGACCTCAACAGCCGTAGCCATGTGCGCATTCTGTTCGAGCATCGCGTGCGACGGGTGGAACTGGTCGAGGGCGAAGCACTGTTCAGTGTCGAGCATGATACCGCGCGCCCGTTTACGGTCGATGCGGGCAGCGGCCAGGTGACGGTGACCGGTACGCGCTTCGATGTGCGCCGCGATGCCGACAGCACTCGCGTCGCCGTGGAAGAGGGCAGCGTCAAGGTCCGGGGGCGCGACGCCCCGGCGTCCGGGGGCGTCAGCCTCACGGCGGGCCTGGGCACGCGGATCGATGCCCAAGGCAAGGTTGCCGCGCCTTACGCCGTCAATGCTGATGAACTCACCGCGTGGCGCAACGGCAAGCTGGTGTTCAATAACGCGCCACTGAGTGAAGTGGCTGAGGAAGTCTCCCGTTATCGCGCCAAGCCCATCAGGGTCGCAAACGCTGCCGTGGGCAACTTGCGCCTGACCAGCGTGTTTCGCTCGGACAACCCCGAGGCGCTGCTCAAGGCCTTGCCGAACGTCCTGCCGGTGGCCGTGCGCACGCTGGATGACGGCAGTCAGGAAATAACTGCGAAATAA
- a CDS encoding TonB-dependent siderophore receptor — protein MKTSAKNNNRTPARWLPLALALAVSAGLSQAYADQAATAIHIQAQPLGQALSQLGQQTSLQVFFSPELVSGKQAPAVEGNLSPEAALRQLLQGSGLQYQVDEGSVTVLPAPSASAAGPLELGTTDIQVVGDWLGDANAEVVQNHAGARTVIRREAMVEQGAMNVGDVLRRVPGVQVQEANGTGGSDISLNVGVRGLTSRLSPRSTVLIDGVPAAFAPYGQPQLSMAPISSGNLDSIDVVRGAGSVRYGPQNVGGVINFVTRAIPEKATGEIGSTLETSQRGGWKLIDTAFLGGTADNGMGVALLYSGVNGNGYRRSNNDNDIDDVILKTHWAPTDVDDFSLNFHYYDAKADMPGGLTQAQYDADPYQSDRDWDNFSGRRKDVSFKWIREISERTQAEVLTYYSDSYRGSTIASRDQRNLVSYPRTYYTFGIEPRVSHVFDLGTTTQEASVGYRYLKEGMHEEASRLALRNNEPVVRPGSDGHVYQDRTGGTEAHAVYIDDKIDVGKWTITPGIRFESISTEWHDRPVLDTAGRPVQEKRRSIDSNEPLPALSVMYHLSDAWKVFANYETSFGSLQYFQLGQGGDGNNTANGLSPEKAKTYEIGTRYNDDVWGGEVTLFYIDFDDELQYISNDVGWTNMGATKHQGLEASVHYDMAALDPRLDGLTASAGFTYTRATYEGEIPSFKGRDLPFYSRQVATVGLRYEVNRWTYNLDGFAQSKQRSPGNSVNPDGSFSDNYITDGSADGQYGDMPGYMLWNVRAGYDFGEQLSNLKVGAGVKNLFDHQYYTRSSDNNSGIYVGAPRTFFVQASVGF, from the coding sequence GTGAAAACTTCCGCCAAAAACAACAACCGCACCCCCGCCCGCTGGCTGCCGCTAGCCCTTGCCCTGGCCGTCAGTGCCGGCTTGTCCCAGGCCTATGCCGATCAGGCCGCCACGGCCATCCATATCCAGGCGCAACCGTTGGGCCAAGCGCTGAGCCAACTCGGCCAGCAGACGTCTTTGCAGGTTTTTTTCAGCCCGGAACTGGTGAGCGGCAAACAAGCCCCGGCGGTAGAAGGCAACCTGTCCCCAGAGGCTGCCTTGCGTCAGTTGTTGCAGGGCAGCGGCCTGCAATACCAGGTCGATGAAGGCTCAGTGACCGTCCTGCCGGCACCATCGGCATCCGCCGCCGGCCCGTTGGAGCTGGGAACCACCGACATCCAAGTGGTCGGCGACTGGCTCGGCGACGCCAACGCCGAAGTCGTGCAGAACCACGCCGGTGCACGGACAGTGATCCGCCGTGAAGCGATGGTGGAGCAGGGCGCCATGAACGTGGGCGACGTGTTGCGCCGCGTGCCCGGTGTGCAGGTGCAGGAGGCCAACGGCACCGGTGGCAGTGACATTTCCCTGAACGTTGGCGTGCGCGGGCTCACCTCGCGCCTGTCGCCGCGCTCCACGGTGCTGATCGACGGCGTACCGGCGGCATTCGCGCCCTATGGCCAGCCGCAGCTGTCCATGGCGCCGATTTCTTCGGGTAATCTGGACAGCATCGACGTGGTCCGTGGCGCCGGTTCCGTGCGCTACGGGCCGCAAAACGTCGGCGGCGTGATCAACTTCGTGACCCGCGCCATCCCGGAAAAAGCCACCGGTGAGATCGGCAGCACCCTGGAAACGTCCCAGCGCGGCGGTTGGAAGCTCATCGACACGGCTTTTCTCGGCGGCACCGCTGACAACGGCATGGGCGTGGCGCTCCTCTATTCGGGCGTCAACGGCAACGGTTATCGCCGCAGCAACAATGACAACGACATCGACGACGTGATTCTCAAGACTCATTGGGCGCCAACCGATGTCGATGACTTCTCGCTGAACTTCCACTATTACGATGCCAAGGCCGACATGCCCGGTGGCTTGACCCAGGCCCAATACGACGCGGACCCGTACCAGTCCGACCGCGACTGGGACAACTTCAGCGGTCGGCGCAAGGATGTGTCGTTCAAGTGGATCCGCGAGATCAGCGAGCGCACCCAGGCCGAAGTGCTGACCTACTACTCCGACAGCTACCGCGGCAGCACCATCGCCTCTCGGGACCAGCGCAACCTGGTGTCGTACCCGCGCACGTATTACACCTTCGGTATCGAGCCTCGGGTGTCCCATGTGTTCGACCTGGGGACGACCACCCAGGAAGCCAGCGTCGGTTATCGCTACCTCAAGGAAGGCATGCACGAAGAGGCCAGTCGACTGGCATTGCGCAACAACGAACCCGTGGTGCGTCCGGGGTCCGATGGCCACGTGTATCAGGATCGCACCGGCGGCACCGAAGCTCACGCGGTGTACATCGATGACAAGATCGACGTCGGCAAATGGACCATTACTCCAGGCATTCGCTTCGAAAGCATCAGCACCGAATGGCACGACCGCCCGGTGCTCGACACCGCCGGCCGTCCTGTGCAGGAAAAGCGCCGCAGCATCGACAGCAACGAGCCGCTGCCGGCCTTGAGCGTGATGTACCACCTGTCCGATGCCTGGAAAGTGTTCGCCAACTACGAGACCTCGTTCGGCAGCCTGCAGTATTTCCAACTGGGCCAGGGCGGCGATGGCAACAACACCGCCAACGGCCTGAGCCCGGAGAAGGCCAAGACCTATGAAATCGGCACGCGTTACAACGATGACGTGTGGGGCGGGGAAGTGACGCTGTTCTACATCGATTTTGACGACGAGTTGCAGTACATCAGCAACGATGTCGGCTGGACCAACATGGGCGCCACCAAGCATCAGGGCCTGGAAGCTTCGGTGCATTACGACATGGCCGCGCTGGATCCACGCCTCGACGGCCTGACCGCCAGCGCCGGTTTCACCTACACCCGCGCGACCTATGAAGGCGAAATCCCCAGCTTCAAGGGCCGTGACCTGCCGTTCTATTCCCGCCAAGTAGCCACCGTGGGCCTGCGCTATGAGGTCAACCGCTGGACCTACAACCTCGACGGCTTCGCCCAATCCAAGCAGCGCTCACCGGGCAACAGCGTGAATCCCGACGGCAGCTTCAGCGACAACTACATCACCGACGGCAGCGCCGATGGGCAGTACGGCGACATGCCGGGCTACATGCTTTGGAACGTACGGGCCGGCTATGACTTCGGCGAGCAGCTGTCAAACCTGAAAGTCGGTGCTGGGGTGAAGAACCTGTTCGACCACCAGTATTACACCCGTTCCAGTGACAACAACTCGGGCATCTACGTCGGCGCGCCGCGTACGTTCTTCGTGCAGGCGAGTGTGGGGTTTTGA
- a CDS encoding MFS transporter produces MTAITPPPTFVPGRLEQMSTRIAYLIAGIGIAAWAPLVPYAKARANLDEGTLGLLLLCLGVGSILAMPISGALATRFGCRRVLSGGTILICLALPLLATMTSLPWLVAALFLFGAGLGTVDSTVNLQAVIVERASGKTMMSGFHGMFSLGGIIGAAGVSALLGLGLSPLAATLVVNAVLLVALFKAAPHLLPYGSESSGPAFAIPHGVVLFIGILCFIVFLAEGAVLDWSAVFLTTERAVDTAYAGLGYAAFALTMTVGRLTGDSVVHRLGARRVIIYGGSIAAAGFFMATLAPMWQAALLGYALVGAGCSNIVPVLYTAVGKQTLMPEAIAVPAITTIGYAGILAGPALIGFVAHGSSLSIAFGLIAMSLVAVAASGKVLKV; encoded by the coding sequence ATGACTGCAATTACACCCCCTCCCACATTTGTTCCCGGACGCCTGGAACAGATGTCCACCCGCATCGCCTATCTCATCGCAGGTATCGGCATCGCCGCCTGGGCGCCGTTGGTGCCTTACGCCAAGGCGCGGGCGAATCTGGACGAAGGCACCCTCGGGTTGCTGCTGCTGTGCCTTGGGGTCGGGTCGATCCTGGCGATGCCGATTTCCGGCGCGCTGGCGACGCGGTTCGGCTGCCGTCGGGTGCTCAGTGGCGGCACGATCCTGATCTGCCTGGCCTTGCCGCTGCTGGCGACGATGACCTCGCTACCCTGGCTGGTGGCGGCACTGTTCCTGTTCGGCGCCGGGCTCGGGACCGTGGACTCGACCGTGAACCTGCAGGCGGTGATCGTCGAGCGGGCCAGTGGCAAGACCATGATGTCGGGCTTCCACGGCATGTTCAGCCTCGGCGGGATCATCGGCGCGGCGGGTGTGAGCGCCCTGCTCGGCCTGGGGCTGTCGCCGCTGGCGGCGACCCTGGTGGTCAACGCGGTGTTGCTGGTGGCGTTGTTCAAGGCTGCGCCGCACCTGTTGCCCTACGGCAGTGAAAGCTCGGGGCCGGCGTTTGCCATCCCCCATGGCGTGGTGCTGTTTATCGGTATCCTGTGCTTTATCGTGTTCCTGGCCGAAGGTGCGGTACTGGACTGGAGCGCGGTGTTCCTGACCACCGAGCGCGCGGTGGATACCGCCTACGCCGGGCTGGGTTATGCCGCGTTTGCGCTGACCATGACCGTCGGCCGGTTGACGGGCGATTCCGTGGTGCATCGCCTGGGTGCCAGGCGCGTGATCATCTATGGCGGCTCGATCGCCGCAGCGGGCTTTTTCATGGCGACTCTCGCCCCAATGTGGCAAGCGGCGCTGCTCGGCTATGCGCTGGTCGGCGCCGGGTGCTCGAACATCGTGCCAGTGCTCTACACCGCCGTCGGCAAACAGACCCTGATGCCGGAAGCCATTGCCGTCCCGGCCATCACCACCATCGGCTACGCCGGCATCCTCGCCGGCCCGGCGCTGATAGGGTTCGTTGCCCATGGCAGCAGCTTGAGCATCGCGTTCGGTTTGATTGCGATGTCGTTGGTAGCGGTGGCGGCCAGTGGGAAGGTGTTGAAGGTCTGA